One Streptomyces sp. NBC_00223 genomic window carries:
- a CDS encoding ABC transporter permease: MITFRLGFALVRGAGGQGRLRLALMVLGAAIGSACLAAVLTLPHLLDARAVHVQHRTPYAAAAHHPGVSGADFRVVQSSWGTEELTQVLLALPAGRVPPRLPGGAVAPAAGQLLVSPELAARLRVHPELRHRLPGTIVGTLPDANLAAPDELFAYQGVSPAQLTDGRPLGGFGARFKPAAALDGKTLHTLELMLAVFVMLPLGLFLASCNKLSAATRLRSLAAIRLIGMPARQVRRINAVETACAAAVGSVLGILAYIGVERALSTHGVPGLAWFPADAMPGPFTSALCVLGLPVCAAWISRFGTAAAADSPLEVRRERPPKPPSLWRVLPLAGGLALLSGFWLGARRGHAAGPMSAPLLVAGVLLAGYGVVAVYPIAARALATGAARNPRSTALLLGARRGELEPGSAVRATAGLVFFVFAMGLAHGFFRDWHAAAEPRQPVQQYDFALADAPGLTLPQMRALPGVSGAALLINTRSLPPSMNGGRPQPTAGALVGTCADLARFSATAPRSCVDGVPLVLDSATGLLSQAPPPGATLTFPLREGAFTMKMPDRTVTTTLQPNSPIYGATLLVPPAAVPPRGQPDSEAVVVSAADAGTVQTVLGGLAKAAPAAEPTLEGIDTDGLREAALVRSLYTSGTALGIAVTVLAYLVTALDRALERRRSVTALTLLGVPRRTLRGSQLVQTALFLGSGLVIALFGGAIAGQGYDGYGGLVRGWDWGGVGTALLACTGVVAVAVLGSLPLLVRRIDPALIRRD, encoded by the coding sequence GTGATCACCTTCCGGCTGGGGTTCGCGCTGGTCCGCGGCGCCGGGGGCCAGGGCAGGCTGCGGCTGGCGCTGATGGTGCTCGGCGCCGCCATCGGTTCGGCCTGTCTGGCGGCCGTACTCACCCTTCCGCACCTGCTGGACGCCCGCGCCGTCCATGTCCAGCACCGCACCCCGTACGCCGCCGCGGCCCACCACCCCGGGGTGTCCGGCGCCGACTTCCGTGTCGTCCAGTCGAGTTGGGGCACGGAAGAGCTGACGCAGGTGCTGCTGGCCTTACCGGCGGGCCGTGTTCCGCCACGGCTGCCCGGCGGGGCGGTGGCACCGGCCGCGGGGCAGCTGCTGGTCTCGCCCGAACTCGCCGCGCGGCTGCGCGTCCATCCCGAACTGCGCCACCGGCTGCCCGGCACGATCGTCGGGACCCTTCCGGACGCGAACCTGGCCGCGCCCGACGAACTCTTCGCCTATCAGGGCGTCTCCCCCGCCCAGTTGACCGACGGCAGGCCGCTGGGCGGCTTCGGCGCCCGCTTCAAGCCGGCGGCCGCGCTGGACGGCAAGACCCTGCACACCCTGGAGTTGATGCTCGCGGTCTTCGTCATGCTGCCGCTGGGCCTCTTCCTTGCCAGTTGCAACAAGCTCTCCGCCGCCACCCGGCTGCGCAGCCTGGCCGCGATCCGGCTGATCGGCATGCCGGCCCGCCAGGTGCGGCGGATCAACGCGGTCGAGACGGCCTGCGCCGCCGCGGTCGGCTCGGTGCTGGGCATCCTCGCGTACATCGGCGTCGAACGGGCCCTGAGCACCCACGGCGTACCCGGCCTCGCCTGGTTCCCCGCCGACGCGATGCCCGGCCCGTTCACCTCGGCGCTGTGTGTGCTGGGACTGCCGGTGTGCGCCGCGTGGATCTCCCGCTTCGGCACGGCGGCCGCGGCCGACTCCCCGCTCGAAGTGCGCCGTGAGCGGCCGCCGAAGCCGCCGTCGCTGTGGCGGGTGCTCCCGCTGGCCGGTGGGCTCGCGCTGCTCTCGGGATTCTGGCTCGGCGCCCGACGCGGTCACGCTGCGGGCCCGATGTCCGCTCCGCTGCTGGTCGCGGGGGTGCTGTTGGCCGGATACGGGGTGGTCGCGGTCTATCCCATCGCGGCCAGGGCGCTGGCCACCGGCGCGGCCCGCAACCCGCGCTCGACCGCGCTGCTGCTCGGCGCCCGCAGGGGTGAGCTGGAGCCCGGCAGCGCGGTACGGGCCACGGCGGGCCTGGTGTTCTTCGTCTTCGCCATGGGACTCGCGCACGGGTTCTTCCGCGACTGGCACGCGGCCGCCGAACCGCGCCAGCCCGTTCAGCAGTACGACTTCGCCCTCGCCGACGCCCCCGGTCTGACGCTGCCCCAGATGCGGGCCCTTCCCGGTGTCTCGGGCGCCGCGCTGCTGATCAACACCCGCTCGCTGCCGCCGAGCATGAACGGCGGCCGTCCGCAGCCGACGGCCGGCGCCCTGGTCGGGACCTGCGCGGACCTCGCCCGGTTCAGCGCCACCGCGCCCAGGTCGTGCGTCGACGGTGTCCCGCTGGTACTGGACTCGGCGACAGGGCTGCTCTCCCAGGCGCCTCCGCCGGGCGCCACGTTGACGTTCCCGCTGCGGGAGGGCGCGTTCACCATGAAGATGCCCGACCGGACGGTGACGACGACCCTCCAGCCCAACTCGCCGATCTACGGTGCCACGCTGCTCGTTCCGCCCGCCGCCGTGCCGCCCCGCGGACAGCCGGACAGCGAGGCGGTGGTGGTCAGCGCCGCCGACGCGGGCACCGTGCAGACGGTACTGGGCGGCCTGGCCAAGGCCGCGCCCGCCGCGGAACCGACGCTGGAGGGCATCGACACCGACGGCCTCAGGGAAGCCGCGCTGGTCCGTTCCCTCTACACCTCGGGAACGGCGCTGGGCATCGCGGTGACCGTGCTCGCCTACCTGGTCACCGCGCTGGACCGGGCGCTGGAGCGGCGGCGCAGCGTCACCGCGCTGACCCTGCTGGGCGTGCCGCGCCGGACGCTGCGCGGCTCGCAGTTGGTGCAGACCGCGCTCTTCCTCGGCAGCGGGCTGGTGATCGCCCTGTTCGGCGGCGCGATCGCGGGCCAGGGGTACGACGGCTACGGCGGGCTGGTCCGGGGCTGGGACTGGGGCGGGGTGGGCACGGCCCTGCTCGCCTGCACCGGTGTGGTGGCCGTGGCGGTCCTGGGCTCCCTGCCGCTCCTCGTCCGCCGTATCGACCCGGCCCTCATCCGCCGCGACTGA
- a CDS encoding MarR family winged helix-turn-helix transcriptional regulator has protein sequence MQQWHALHSGVRRLTDGLLADVEAENGLAPSSFTALMFLVAAPGQAAPMNQLSQALGFSTAGTTKVVDRLAEAGLVERRPSDSDRRVVYTALTSAGAERVLDASRALAQALRTRVVAPLGEDVFRSFAAAIGGLDPSPDAC, from the coding sequence TTGCAGCAGTGGCACGCCCTGCACTCCGGGGTGCGGCGGCTGACCGACGGGCTGCTCGCCGACGTCGAGGCGGAGAACGGGCTCGCCCCCTCGTCCTTCACCGCGCTGATGTTCCTGGTCGCCGCCCCCGGCCAGGCCGCGCCTATGAACCAGCTCTCCCAGGCGCTCGGCTTCTCCACCGCCGGCACCACCAAGGTCGTCGACCGGCTCGCCGAGGCCGGACTCGTCGAACGCCGCCCCTCCGACTCCGACCGCCGGGTCGTCTACACCGCCCTGACCTCGGCGGGAGCCGAACGCGTACTGGACGCCTCCCGCGCGCTGGCCCAGGCGCTGCGCACCCGGGTGGTCGCCCCCCTCGGCGAGGACGTCTTCCGCTCCTTCGCCGCCGCGATCGGCGGTCTGGACCCTTCCCCGGACGCCTGCTGA
- a CDS encoding YceI family protein, whose product MSHPTGAPDPGAAAGHWTLDPARSSVRFHSKTFWGILTVKGEFGSVSGEGDVLPDGTAHGTLTVLAASLDTGNAKRDTHLRSADFFDIEQHTALVFTARTVGAPVDGTVQVAGDLAVRGVTRPLTFPARVTAAGPQDVTLEAEVAIDRGDFGITWNQLGMLKDPSTIAVTAAFRHQG is encoded by the coding sequence ATGTCCCACCCCACCGGCGCTCCGGACCCCGGCGCCGCCGCCGGACACTGGACCCTCGACCCCGCGCGATCCTCCGTGCGTTTCCACAGCAAGACCTTCTGGGGAATACTCACCGTCAAGGGCGAGTTCGGTTCGGTCAGCGGCGAGGGCGACGTACTGCCGGACGGCACCGCGCACGGCACGCTGACCGTCCTGGCCGCCTCCCTCGACACCGGGAACGCCAAGCGCGACACCCATCTGCGCTCGGCGGACTTCTTCGACATCGAGCAGCACACGGCGCTGGTCTTCACCGCCCGTACGGTCGGCGCGCCCGTGGACGGGACCGTCCAGGTGGCCGGCGACCTCGCGGTCCGCGGCGTCACCCGGCCGCTGACCTTCCCCGCGCGGGTCACGGCCGCAGGCCCGCAGGACGTCACGCTGGAAGCGGAAGTCGCCATCGACCGCGGCGACTTCGGCATCACATGGAATCAACTCGGCATGCTCAAGGACCCGTCGACCATCGCGGTGACGGCCGCCTTCCGCCACCAGGGCTGA